In the Helicoverpa armigera isolate CAAS_96S chromosome 28, ASM3070526v1, whole genome shotgun sequence genome, one interval contains:
- the LOC110377987 gene encoding uncharacterized protein LOC110377987, giving the protein MSSIIGPKMFPTKGNNDYMNEMNRLFPRNAENDVYQFPPTMPSQNFSSPFRQSTPVNHSSSSADSLSPDSFPDMSHRSDTDRPAFDTPYIVRHQRPIIGRKIFDKPEPPTVRQIMKMNEHDIEFPNTIWQPDDHHLFPPTPPSIGTEQKNYTQNVFYELFPAEKREFEFKPPASTLSPISNYSQASPRFSPTLPSTPKSVYVGPTHMQPTLPFKLPRQPNFRPTSSRDQEMIKPKMCTFCRKNGETPTVYMTHNVRENVDNKNIVSCPILRSHVCSICGAFGDNAHTITYCPVLRSNNNGRPLQSTTITLKNTRIKSNGRRRY; this is encoded by the exons ATGAGCTCTATCATCG GTCCAAAAATGTTTCCTACGAAAGGCAATAACGAttatatgaatgaaatgaatCGTTTGTTCCCTCGGAACGCAGAAAATG ATGTCTACCAGTTTCCTCCCACAATGCCGAGCCAAAATTTCTCATCACCGTTCCGGCAGTCAACACCAGTCAACCACTCTTCAAGCTCTGCTGACTCCCTGTCACCAGACTCCTTTCCAGACATGTCACACCGTTCAGACACTGACAGACCAGCATTTGACACTCCATACATAGTCAGACACCAAAGACCGATCATTGGACGTAAAATATTTGACAAGCCGGAACCACCAACGGTGAGgcaaattatgaaaatgaatgaacaTGACATAGAATTCCCTAATACAATATGGCAGCCAGATGATCACCATTTATTCCCACCGACACCACCAAGTATTGGTACAGAGCAGAAGAATTATACTCAGAACGTCTTCTATGAGCTATTTCCAGCAGAAAAGAGGGAATTCGAGTTCAAGCCACCAGCTTCTACACTGTCCCCTATATCAAACTATAGCCAAGCTTCACCAAGGTTTTCACCAACATTACCGAGTACACCAAAATCTGTATACGTTGGGCCAACACATATGCAGCCAACATTGCCATTTAAGCTGCCAAGACAGCCAAACTTTAGGCCAACTTCTTCGAGAGACCAAGAGATGATTAAACCGAAGATGTGTACCTTTTGTCGCAAGAATGGGGAGACTCCAACTGTGTATATGACTCATAATGTAAGGGAAAATGTTGACAATAAGAATATTGTGTCCTGTCCAATTTTGAGGTCACATGTTTGCTCTATTTGTGGAGCTTTTGGAGATAATGCTCATACCAT CACATACTGCCCGGTGCTTCGCAGCAACAATAATGGCCGACCACTACAGTCTACCACTATAACTCTAAAGAACACAAGGATTAAAAGCAATGGTAGGAGaaggtattaa